A region of Tenuifilum sp. 4138str DNA encodes the following proteins:
- a CDS encoding DUF5018 domain-containing protein translates to MKSKILLTTLFVAIVAATFAQPLYWREDLYDPTKTSTITRDNSVKSEGDYSLKYVFTDDGTPYFICDTFAVTGGANYEFKIDYLDNDPACKISARLWFFSAPNTSYLERQTSGATTDSGDWQTITISGTAPAGATLAYVAIRMGTDAAWAGSGTFWADNARYFENGGTTNLIKNGGFEGWKVVENSTIKNWREDLYDPSKTSTIKPELTKSTHGFYSVKYTFTDDGTPYFICDTFTVTGGATYEFNIDYLDNDPACKISARLWFFSAPNTSYLERQTSGATTDSGDWQTITISGTAPADATLAYVAIRMQTDAAWAGSGTFWADNARYFENGGTSNLIMNGSFEEWEAPTEPVFLTYKFEGLNPVVNGAIDKTAKTVTATVPYATDLTNLVASFTTNGATVKVNDVVQESGVTPNDFTNPITYNLDLGSVNADWVVTVNKVAPATGNDILSFKFEGLTPPVTGVINAAEHKVTAEVPFSTDLTALVPTITVSEYATISPASGVAQNFTNPVTYTVTAQDGSTQDWIVTVTKAAEGRTTLLFEDFENKVLIPSGWVLINGDGYTQAPGEERWQDSAWVVATTNRQELQGTQVAMASSYTSDMPMDGKAYDWMILPKVDLGNNTTIAWQAMSTTTSGNYPDDYMVVIAPAVDGVNPTISYFETEGNILLEVKPESWSQYVGRPGQGLATRSINLRNAKTVSAPDGWFNRPVWIAFVLITDLYVNPDTGIPNSSPGGSNLAVDNIHIYNDVLSGISDNAKNLLNTLVYPNPASEKATILVPTQLGGKVDVVVTDIVGRVVHSTSINATENQTRVNLETKDWGNGIYMVRTTYRGTTGINKLVVR, encoded by the coding sequence ATGAAGTCGAAAATTTTACTCACCACTCTGTTTGTAGCCATAGTAGCGGCAACTTTTGCTCAGCCGCTATACTGGCGCGAGGATCTGTACGATCCCACAAAAACTTCAACCATAACTCGCGATAATTCTGTTAAAAGCGAGGGTGATTATTCACTCAAGTATGTTTTTACCGACGATGGAACACCCTACTTTATATGCGACACCTTTGCAGTGACAGGAGGGGCAAATTATGAGTTTAAAATAGATTACCTGGATAACGATCCGGCCTGTAAAATTTCAGCAAGGTTGTGGTTTTTCTCTGCACCAAATACCTCATACCTTGAGCGCCAAACCAGCGGAGCAACAACCGATTCGGGCGATTGGCAAACCATAACCATATCGGGAACTGCACCTGCAGGTGCAACCCTGGCCTATGTGGCCATACGCATGGGTACCGATGCTGCCTGGGCGGGAAGTGGTACTTTCTGGGCCGATAATGCACGTTACTTTGAGAATGGTGGAACTACCAACTTAATTAAGAATGGTGGTTTTGAGGGTTGGAAAGTGGTTGAGAATTCAACCATTAAGAATTGGCGTGAGGATCTGTACGATCCCTCCAAAACTTCAACTATTAAACCCGAATTAACCAAAAGCACCCATGGGTTCTACTCGGTTAAGTATACCTTTACCGACGATGGAACACCTTATTTCATTTGCGATACCTTTACTGTAACCGGTGGAGCCACCTATGAGTTCAACATTGATTACCTGGATAACGATCCAGCCTGTAAGATTTCGGCGAGGTTATGGTTTTTCTCAGCGCCAAATACCTCATACCTTGAACGCCAAACCAGCGGAGCAACAACTGATTCGGGTGATTGGCAGACCATAACCATATCTGGGACTGCACCTGCAGATGCAACCCTAGCCTATGTGGCCATACGAATGCAAACCGATGCTGCCTGGGCGGGAAGTGGTACATTCTGGGCCGATAATGCACGCTATTTTGAGAATGGTGGTACCTCAAACCTGATAATGAATGGCAGTTTTGAGGAGTGGGAAGCTCCAACCGAACCAGTATTCTTAACCTATAAGTTTGAAGGATTAAACCCAGTGGTTAATGGGGCTATTGATAAAACAGCCAAGACTGTAACTGCTACAGTTCCTTATGCAACCGATTTAACCAACCTTGTAGCTTCGTTTACTACCAATGGAGCCACCGTTAAGGTAAACGATGTGGTTCAGGAAAGCGGAGTTACACCAAACGACTTTACAAATCCTATCACATACAATTTGGATCTAGGAAGTGTAAACGCTGACTGGGTTGTAACGGTAAATAAAGTTGCTCCTGCTACCGGAAATGATATTCTTTCGTTCAAATTCGAAGGGCTTACACCTCCTGTTACCGGTGTTATTAATGCTGCTGAGCACAAGGTTACCGCCGAGGTTCCGTTCTCAACCGATTTAACAGCCCTTGTGCCAACCATTACGGTTTCAGAATACGCTACCATTTCACCTGCAAGTGGTGTGGCTCAAAACTTCACCAACCCTGTAACCTATACTGTAACTGCTCAGGATGGTTCAACACAGGATTGGATAGTAACCGTAACCAAGGCTGCTGAGGGTCGGACCACTTTGCTTTTTGAGGATTTTGAGAATAAAGTATTAATTCCTTCCGGGTGGGTGCTGATTAACGGCGATGGCTATACTCAAGCACCAGGCGAAGAGCGTTGGCAGGATAGTGCATGGGTGGTTGCAACAACCAATCGTCAGGAGCTACAAGGAACCCAGGTTGCAATGGCTTCATCGTACACCAGCGATATGCCTATGGATGGCAAGGCATACGACTGGATGATTTTACCAAAGGTTGATTTAGGTAATAATACCACCATTGCATGGCAGGCTATGTCAACTACAACCTCGGGTAACTATCCCGATGATTACATGGTAGTAATTGCTCCAGCAGTGGATGGTGTTAATCCTACCATTTCTTACTTTGAAACAGAAGGCAACATTTTGCTTGAGGTTAAGCCGGAGAGCTGGTCGCAGTACGTTGGGCGTCCTGGCCAGGGTTTGGCTACCCGCTCAATCAACTTGCGTAATGCAAAAACAGTAAGCGCTCCCGATGGTTGGTTCAACCGTCCGGTTTGGATTGCGTTTGTACTGATTACCGACCTTTACGTAAATCCCGATACCGGAATTCCAAACAGTTCCCCCGGTGGTTCAAACCTTGCTGTTGATAATATCCACATCTACAACGATGTTCTAAGCGGGATTAGCGATAATGCCAAGAACCTGCTTAATACACTTGTTTACCCCAACCCTGCTTCCGAAAAAGCAACCATTCTTGTCCCCACCCAATTGGGAGGTAAGGTTGACGTTGTAGTAACCGATATTGTAGGGCGAGTGGTTCACAGCACTTCCATAAACGCAACCGAAAATCAAACCCGAGTAAATCTTGAAACAAAAGATTGGGGTAATGGTATTTATATGGTTAGAACCACTTACCGTGGTACAACCGGAATTAATAAGTTAGTTGTAAGGTAG
- the porZ gene encoding type IX secretion system anionic LPS delivery protein PorZ, translating into MVKRIYILLSFIFVGICKVHTQPAIGQWRDYYAFNDARELSISGSKLYCAVANGYFTYDTENGELNKYTTVSGLSEVDITALSAIPQKQITLVGYKSGNIDLVYENTKRVISLPFIKDKPMLGSKCINHFYYFNSLVYVSTDFGLVVIDPDRLEVKDTYFIVENAGTLKVNRLVAWNGKFWAATNQGVYSASSNDPLLINYERWSREQFFTDPAAECRGVTADETHLLALEKVSGNDILWMNSGSGWVEVDRPFDETLGVSIGFQKIAAFSSNAIQKYSLQGEKLELVSSYLFGGTPKVADCIPLENNALAVADEFNGLVIISPTDQSVHTPTGPFSNKFFHIDASANMVVAASGAYDAAFGNFWNPFIAHTFSDGRWSYYADWFNHDAVRVKADPRNPNVFFVASWGGGLYKLNSGTLAEHYNPDNSTLQSVFPGQPYCRIAGMDIDPKGNLWVANSEVPNPISVLTAHGVWKSFPYYSAIGTSRIISLTVSPSGIIWLALARDNGLFALSPGNDVEASSDDIYLKFRPRDANGNLFSNEVTALAFDRDGYLWLGTNQGVLVSYNPHRVLQGETSFQKIKIPDVVEGLAVYLLETEEVTCIDVDGGNRKWFGTAKSGVYLFSTDGTKQIHHFNTKNSPLPSNTILSIKAHPVTGEVFIATDKGLIAYRSDASEPANTFDKIYAFPNPVRPNYSGVITIAGLMDNSVVKITDIAGNIVYETRSNGGLATWDGKNRKGQRVATGVYLIFCSDSKGEQAAVTKLLFVK; encoded by the coding sequence ATGGTAAAGAGGATATATATCCTTTTATCCTTCATATTTGTAGGTATTTGCAAGGTTCACACCCAACCTGCCATAGGGCAGTGGCGCGATTACTATGCCTTTAACGATGCCCGTGAGCTTAGCATTAGCGGTTCAAAGCTTTACTGTGCAGTGGCAAATGGCTACTTTACCTACGATACCGAAAACGGCGAGCTCAACAAGTACACAACAGTTTCCGGATTAAGCGAGGTAGATATTACTGCATTATCAGCAATACCTCAAAAGCAGATAACGTTAGTTGGGTATAAATCTGGCAACATTGATTTAGTGTATGAAAACACCAAGCGGGTTATCAGCTTGCCATTCATTAAGGATAAGCCCATGTTGGGCAGCAAGTGCATAAACCATTTTTACTACTTCAACTCATTGGTTTACGTTTCAACCGATTTTGGTTTAGTGGTAATTGACCCCGATAGGCTTGAGGTAAAGGATACCTACTTTATTGTTGAAAACGCTGGTACCTTAAAGGTCAACAGGTTGGTTGCCTGGAATGGAAAGTTTTGGGCAGCTACAAACCAGGGCGTTTACAGCGCAAGTTCAAATGACCCTTTGCTAATAAACTATGAACGATGGAGCAGGGAGCAATTCTTTACTGACCCTGCAGCAGAGTGCAGAGGGGTTACAGCCGATGAAACCCACTTGTTGGCTTTGGAAAAAGTTAGCGGTAACGATATTCTATGGATGAATTCTGGTTCTGGATGGGTTGAGGTTGATAGGCCTTTTGACGAAACCCTTGGTGTATCCATAGGCTTTCAGAAAATAGCTGCCTTTAGCAGTAATGCTATTCAGAAATATAGCCTGCAGGGCGAGAAGTTAGAACTTGTTAGCAGTTACCTTTTTGGTGGCACTCCAAAAGTTGCCGATTGTATACCGCTTGAAAACAATGCTTTGGCTGTTGCCGATGAATTCAATGGTTTAGTGATTATTTCCCCTACAGATCAAAGCGTTCATACTCCTACAGGCCCGTTTAGCAACAAATTTTTTCACATTGATGCAAGTGCAAATATGGTTGTTGCGGCATCGGGTGCATACGATGCCGCTTTCGGGAATTTTTGGAACCCGTTTATTGCACATACCTTTTCCGATGGCCGATGGTCGTACTATGCTGATTGGTTTAATCACGATGCGGTTAGGGTGAAGGCTGACCCCCGTAACCCGAATGTTTTTTTTGTTGCAAGCTGGGGTGGAGGTCTGTATAAACTTAATAGTGGAACCCTGGCGGAGCATTATAATCCCGATAACAGCACCCTGCAAAGTGTATTTCCTGGACAGCCATACTGTAGAATAGCCGGTATGGATATAGACCCCAAGGGAAACCTTTGGGTAGCAAATTCTGAGGTTCCAAATCCCATATCGGTGCTAACGGCACATGGGGTATGGAAGTCGTTTCCGTATTACTCAGCAATTGGAACCTCAAGGATTATTTCACTTACCGTTTCGCCATCAGGGATAATCTGGTTGGCTTTAGCCCGCGATAACGGATTGTTTGCCCTTAGCCCCGGTAACGACGTAGAGGCATCAAGTGACGATATCTACCTTAAATTCCGACCGCGCGACGCCAATGGCAATTTATTTTCCAACGAGGTTACAGCACTTGCTTTTGACAGGGATGGTTATTTATGGTTAGGAACCAATCAGGGAGTTTTGGTAAGTTACAACCCACATAGGGTATTACAGGGTGAAACCAGTTTCCAAAAAATCAAGATACCCGATGTAGTGGAAGGACTGGCAGTTTACCTTTTGGAAACCGAGGAGGTTACGTGTATTGATGTTGATGGTGGCAACCGTAAATGGTTTGGAACCGCTAAATCGGGGGTTTACCTTTTTTCGACCGATGGGACAAAACAGATACATCATTTTAACACCAAGAATAGCCCCCTGCCATCAAATACGATACTAAGCATTAAAGCGCATCCGGTTACCGGTGAGGTGTTTATTGCCACCGATAAGGGTTTGATTGCCTACCGTAGCGATGCCAGTGAGCCAGCTAATACGTTTGATAAGATTTACGCCTTTCCCAATCCGGTTCGCCCTAACTATAGTGGGGTTATTACCATAGCCGGGCTTATGGACAATAGCGTGGTTAAAATAACCGATATTGCTGGAAACATTGTTTATGAGACTCGCTCAAACGGTGGTTTAGCCACATGGGATGGGAAAAATAGGAAAGGGCAGAGGGTTGCTACAGGCGTTTACCTAATATTTTGCTCCGACTCAAAAGGCGAGCAGGCTGCTGTTACTAAACTTCTTTTTGTAAAATAG
- the recO gene encoding DNA repair protein RecO, translating into MLQHNRVIVLRTVRFKENSLIVSCYAREHGRNTLLVNNAFPKGKKVGLNVYFQPLSILDVVYYYRPNAEMYRVKEVTPTYAFTSLHLNPIKLTITIFLSELIYRTVREQETNQHLFSFIESSVQMLDNLNTGVANFHLIFMVQLSRYLGFYPLNRWSPEEPYFDIKNGVFCGVEPAHGFVLEKQTSKLLSNVIDTPMLNPEMLSLNQNQRQILIEAIASFYRFHLGSGIRFRTLPILIQLFE; encoded by the coding sequence ATGTTACAGCACAATAGGGTAATTGTACTTAGGACTGTTAGGTTTAAGGAGAATAGCCTGATAGTAAGTTGTTACGCACGTGAGCATGGGCGGAATACTCTGTTAGTAAATAACGCTTTCCCTAAGGGGAAAAAAGTGGGGTTGAATGTTTACTTCCAGCCCCTATCCATTCTCGATGTGGTTTACTACTATCGCCCTAACGCTGAGATGTACAGGGTAAAAGAGGTTACCCCTACTTACGCATTCACCAGCCTACATCTAAATCCTATTAAGCTCACGATAACTATTTTTCTCAGCGAGTTAATTTACAGAACGGTAAGAGAACAGGAGACAAACCAGCACCTCTTTTCCTTTATTGAGAGTTCAGTACAAATGCTCGATAACCTCAATACCGGTGTAGCAAACTTTCATCTGATTTTCATGGTGCAGCTTTCGCGGTATTTAGGGTTTTACCCCTTAAACCGATGGAGTCCAGAAGAGCCTTACTTTGACATAAAGAACGGTGTTTTTTGTGGGGTAGAACCCGCTCACGGCTTTGTGCTTGAGAAACAAACCAGCAAGCTGCTTAGTAATGTGATTGATACACCCATGCTCAACCCTGAAATGCTGAGTTTAAATCAAAATCAGCGACAAATACTCATTGAAGCCATTGCCTCGTTTTACCGCTTTCATCTTGGTTCCGGAATACGTTTCAGAACCCTACCAATTCTTATCCAGCTATTCGAATAG
- a CDS encoding aminotransferase class I/II-fold pyridoxal phosphate-dependent enzyme, protein MTQKVGELTALSDDSLQKLIREYRAIDMTSLTPNEKGFQEFIDSNIDDYNFDMDRDENMNPYQKLSKYILKKYFRAINPETEIAFVSGVNLAVFLAIASTVKDGDSVIVFEPFTSNLKTAVELCGARPVYIPLRAPDFRIDWCEVQRAINATTKLMVISSPHLLTGQTLTAEDFEELQRLINGTKIKLILNESMAELGYRSSEGTSVNFYPRLCQVTYRIGSLNIPVALNDSEIAYCIAPEPLMGAYKNIHSAITSNPNLNRAEDFINILSAEIEGHMLADFLDENYKLLLETLKDSKLIPVKQSAGYMVMLGYKGYADIRDVEMVEKLIVEKGVGLLPLSGFYHDRQCHRYLAMNITVPRDEFKEALSRLASL, encoded by the coding sequence ATGACCCAGAAGGTAGGCGAATTAACAGCTTTAAGCGACGACAGCTTGCAAAAACTAATCAGGGAGTATAGGGCCATTGATATGACTTCTTTAACACCCAACGAGAAGGGATTTCAAGAGTTTATTGATAGTAATATTGATGATTACAATTTTGATATGGATCGTGATGAAAACATGAATCCATACCAGAAACTCTCAAAGTACATACTCAAAAAATACTTTAGGGCGATAAACCCTGAAACCGAGATTGCCTTTGTTAGCGGTGTTAACCTGGCGGTTTTTTTAGCTATTGCTTCAACCGTAAAGGATGGCGATAGCGTGATTGTGTTTGAGCCATTCACTTCAAACCTAAAAACCGCAGTAGAGCTTTGTGGTGCCCGTCCTGTTTACATACCTTTAAGAGCCCCCGATTTCCGCATTGATTGGTGCGAGGTTCAGCGAGCCATTAATGCTACAACCAAGTTAATGGTTATTTCATCGCCTCATCTGTTAACCGGACAAACACTAACAGCTGAGGATTTTGAGGAGCTGCAAAGGTTGATAAATGGAACCAAGATCAAGCTTATCCTAAACGAGTCTATGGCTGAGCTGGGCTATCGTAGCTCTGAAGGAACAAGCGTTAACTTTTACCCAAGACTTTGTCAGGTTACTTACCGTATAGGTTCGCTCAATATTCCTGTTGCACTTAACGATAGTGAAATTGCTTACTGTATTGCACCCGAACCACTAATGGGTGCCTATAAAAATATCCATTCGGCTATTACCTCGAACCCCAACCTAAACCGAGCCGAAGATTTTATCAATATTCTGAGCGCCGAGATAGAAGGGCACATGCTAGCCGATTTTCTGGATGAGAACTACAAGCTCTTACTGGAGACACTCAAGGATAGTAAACTTATTCCCGTAAAGCAATCGGCGGGGTACATGGTAATGCTTGGTTATAAAGGCTACGCCGATATCCGTGATGTTGAAATGGTTGAAAAGTTAATAGTTGAGAAGGGCGTTGGTTTACTGCCACTTTCAGGATTTTACCACGATAGGCAGTGTCATAGGTATTTGGCGATGAATATCACAGTACCGCGAGATGAATTTAAAGAGGCCTTAAGCCGATTGGCTAGCCTATAA
- a CDS encoding cyanophycinase has protein sequence MTGKNILLYLLLGIVSLSFLKCTQQSASKGKLYIIGGGKRPDAMVQQIINLSKLKEKGYLVVLPMASEEPDSAAYYATKQFTERGINNALSIIFQKGDTIKQWWVDTLKKASLIYISGGDQKKFMDIVGGTPIHEALIYAYHNGAVIAGTSAGAAVMSKLMITGRQLKFPDDERYGHLVPNNIEVTDGLGLVKNIIVDQHFVKRERLNRLIAVSIENPDYLCAGIDESTALLISGDSATVCGIGQVVLVDASKSKPIPSDSLLGVKGLKIDVLLPGERFKLP, from the coding sequence ATGACAGGGAAAAACATCCTTTTATACCTACTACTTGGTATAGTGTCGCTTTCGTTCCTGAAATGCACGCAGCAAAGCGCTAGCAAAGGCAAGCTTTATATTATTGGAGGTGGGAAACGCCCCGATGCCATGGTACAGCAAATCATAAATCTTTCAAAACTTAAGGAAAAGGGTTACCTGGTTGTGCTACCCATGGCAAGCGAAGAACCCGATAGCGCGGCTTACTACGCCACAAAACAGTTTACTGAACGGGGGATTAACAATGCACTTTCAATTATTTTTCAAAAGGGCGATACAATAAAACAGTGGTGGGTTGACACCCTTAAAAAGGCCTCGCTTATTTATATCTCCGGAGGCGATCAAAAAAAGTTTATGGATATTGTAGGCGGCACTCCCATACATGAAGCACTGATATACGCTTACCATAACGGAGCAGTTATTGCCGGAACCAGCGCTGGCGCAGCTGTAATGAGTAAACTAATGATTACTGGCCGACAGCTTAAATTTCCCGATGATGAAAGGTATGGCCATTTAGTTCCAAATAACATTGAGGTAACCGACGGGCTTGGTTTAGTAAAAAATATTATTGTTGACCAACACTTTGTTAAACGTGAACGGCTTAATAGGCTCATTGCTGTCAGCATTGAAAACCCCGATTATCTCTGTGCTGGCATTGACGAATCTACCGCACTGCTCATTTCAGGCGATAGTGCAACTGTTTGCGGTATAGGTCAGGTGGTTTTGGTAGATGCATCTAAATCTAAACCCATTCCCAGCGATTCGCTCCTTGGGGTCAAAGGGCTTAAAATTGACGTTCTTTTACCCGGTGAGAGGTTTAAGCTACCTTAA